The Myxococcaceae bacterium genome includes a region encoding these proteins:
- the hemA gene encoding glutamyl-tRNA reductase: protein MGSDFLCLGINHQKTPVELRERLSFSSERLNEALLQAVASEYVDEAAIVSTCNRIEIYAQGHKDFAEAALQDFVTDYHRIPAQILAPHWYCYQGQHAFTQLMRVASSLDSLVIGEPQILGQVKSAFKRAQESGTAGPKLTRVFSQAFHAAKKIRFQTELGKNPVTVSYAAVQLAEKVFGDLSSLKCLLLGRGEMGSLAASHFKEKGTQIQSVGTDFSLQQDLLEPDLLVASATTQAYLVTANALRSIMRLRRYRPLFVIDIGVPRNIDPDIVQIDGVYLYNIDDLSQVVSENLNERKGKALLAETIIRKQALAYDQDKKIRNLSSLILNLENQSRSISEEEWERLLKSNVFSADQRNRLLEFSRVLSSKLFHVAVEVLKESAK, encoded by the coding sequence ATGGGCTCTGACTTTCTGTGTTTAGGAATTAATCACCAAAAAACCCCGGTGGAACTTCGAGAGCGGCTTTCTTTTTCCAGTGAACGCTTAAACGAGGCTTTGTTGCAAGCTGTCGCTTCCGAGTATGTTGATGAGGCTGCGATTGTGAGCACATGCAATCGCATTGAAATCTACGCTCAAGGTCACAAAGATTTTGCCGAAGCAGCCTTACAAGATTTTGTGACGGACTACCACCGAATACCAGCTCAAATATTGGCGCCGCATTGGTACTGCTATCAAGGTCAACACGCTTTTACTCAGTTGATGCGAGTCGCTTCTTCGCTGGATTCGCTGGTGATTGGAGAACCGCAAATCCTTGGGCAGGTCAAATCGGCGTTTAAAAGGGCTCAAGAAAGTGGGACTGCCGGACCCAAACTAACCCGGGTATTTTCCCAAGCTTTTCATGCTGCCAAAAAGATTCGCTTTCAAACAGAGTTGGGCAAAAATCCAGTCACAGTTTCTTATGCTGCAGTTCAGCTGGCTGAGAAAGTATTTGGAGATTTAAGTTCTCTCAAGTGCTTGCTCTTAGGACGTGGGGAAATGGGCTCGTTAGCGGCTTCTCATTTCAAAGAAAAAGGGACGCAGATCCAATCCGTCGGAACCGATTTTTCGCTGCAGCAAGATCTTCTCGAACCGGATTTACTCGTTGCTTCTGCTACGACCCAGGCTTATTTAGTCACAGCAAACGCACTGCGTTCCATCATGAGGCTACGCCGCTATCGTCCACTTTTTGTGATTGATATTGGTGTGCCGCGCAATATTGACCCAGATATTGTTCAAATTGATGGCGTTTATTTGTATAATATTGATGATTTATCTCAGGTGGTCTCAGAAAATCTGAATGAGCGCAAAGGCAAAGCTCTTTTAGCGGAAACGATTATTCGTAAGCAAGCTCTTGCTTACGATCAGGATAAAAAAATACGGAATTTGAGCAGCCTCATCCTAAATTTGGAAAATCAATCTCGAAGTATCTCGGAAGAAGAGTGGGAGCGTTTGTTGAAAAGCAATGTATTCTCAGCGGATCAGCGAAATCGTTTGCTAGAGTTTAGCCGTGTGCTGAGCTCAAAACTATTTCATGTGGCCGTAGAGGTTCTGAAAGAATCAGCAAAGTAG
- the typA gene encoding translational GTPase TypA, with product MTQITPDKIRNVAIIAHIDHGKTTLLDGLLKQSAVFRENQAVPERVMDSYDQERERGITIFAKHCSISFGDYKVNIIDTPGHADFSGEVERVLDMVNSVLLLVDAREGPMPQTRYVLSQALKRGLRPLVIINKVDRPHADPDRVLSETFDLFVELSANDEQLNFPYIYASGLSGYACKSLDDPRDSLAPLLQLIVDAVPAPGGELDKPFLMQVATAPYDEYLGRGACGRILHGTVRKGTAVTHVTAQGEQKTLRLTRIKGYHGIQQVDIEEAGAGDIVNLYGVPDVLIGDTLSDPDHVQVLPALRVEEPTISVNFMVNSGPFAGQDGKNITMNKIRDRLNKEKKANITLRIEELPDSQESMRVSGRGELHLAVLIEAMRRESYEFCISKPKVITKQINGILHEALERVYVEVPEENSGAVIDALAKRKGEMQSFDTNEHKITRMEFLIPTRGLMGFRHDFLTMTRGEGILTNIFEDFVPWKGEIPKRKNGVMISMNQGRVTPYACFSLQERGVLLVESNEDTYEGMIVGEHCRDNDIPVNITREKALTNMRAAGKDENIVLTPARKLTLEQAIDYIEDDELVEVTPNHFRFRKIYLKENDRKRAEKHN from the coding sequence ATGACCCAAATAACTCCGGATAAAATTCGCAATGTTGCGATCATTGCTCATATTGACCATGGAAAGACAACCCTTTTGGATGGGCTTTTAAAGCAGTCCGCAGTATTTCGAGAGAATCAAGCGGTACCGGAGCGCGTCATGGATTCCTATGACCAAGAACGAGAGCGCGGGATTACGATTTTTGCAAAACATTGCTCGATTTCCTTTGGCGATTATAAAGTCAATATTATCGATACACCGGGACACGCCGATTTCTCAGGCGAGGTTGAACGAGTCTTGGATATGGTGAACTCTGTGCTCTTATTGGTGGATGCGCGAGAGGGTCCTATGCCGCAAACACGTTACGTCTTGAGTCAGGCGCTGAAACGAGGATTGCGTCCTTTGGTGATTATTAACAAAGTCGATCGCCCGCATGCGGATCCAGACCGTGTTTTGAGTGAGACTTTTGATTTATTTGTCGAACTCTCGGCAAACGATGAGCAATTAAACTTTCCGTATATCTATGCGTCTGGTTTATCAGGCTATGCTTGCAAGTCTTTAGACGATCCCAGGGACAGCTTGGCGCCTTTGCTTCAGCTCATTGTGGATGCAGTTCCAGCTCCGGGCGGTGAATTGGATAAACCCTTTTTGATGCAAGTGGCGACGGCTCCCTACGATGAATATTTAGGCCGTGGAGCTTGTGGGCGTATTCTGCATGGAACCGTTCGAAAGGGAACGGCTGTCACACACGTGACTGCTCAAGGTGAGCAAAAGACGCTTCGACTGACTCGAATCAAAGGCTATCATGGAATCCAGCAAGTGGACATAGAAGAAGCAGGTGCTGGCGATATCGTGAATCTCTATGGGGTTCCCGATGTTTTGATTGGAGATACTCTATCCGATCCAGACCATGTTCAAGTTTTGCCGGCTTTGCGAGTCGAAGAGCCGACCATCTCGGTTAACTTTATGGTGAATTCAGGCCCTTTTGCTGGACAAGATGGCAAAAATATCACCATGAACAAGATTCGGGATCGTTTGAATAAGGAAAAGAAGGCCAATATTACGCTTCGAATTGAAGAACTGCCAGATTCGCAAGAAAGCATGCGGGTGTCTGGGCGAGGAGAGTTGCACTTAGCCGTTTTGATTGAAGCAATGCGTCGAGAAAGCTACGAATTTTGCATATCCAAACCAAAAGTGATTACCAAGCAAATCAACGGAATTTTGCATGAAGCCTTGGAACGCGTCTACGTTGAAGTTCCGGAAGAGAATTCAGGGGCCGTGATCGATGCTTTAGCGAAGCGTAAAGGAGAGATGCAAAGTTTTGATACCAACGAACACAAGATTACCCGAATGGAGTTTTTGATTCCTACTCGAGGCCTCATGGGGTTCAGGCACGACTTTCTAACCATGACGCGGGGGGAAGGAATTCTGACCAATATTTTTGAAGATTTTGTTCCTTGGAAGGGTGAGATTCCCAAACGTAAAAACGGTGTCATGATTTCCATGAATCAAGGTCGAGTGACTCCTTATGCTTGCTTTTCATTGCAAGAAAGAGGCGTCTTATTGGTGGAGTCGAATGAAGATACCTATGAAGGAATGATTGTTGGCGAACATTGTCGAGATAATGATATTCCAGTCAATATTACCCGAGAAAAAGCGTTAACCAATATGCGAGCAGCGGGTAAAGATGAAAATATTGTTTTGACTCCGGCACGAAAGTTAACGCTGGAACAAGCGATCGATTACATTGAAGACGATGAACTGGTTGAAGTCACTCCGAATCATTTTCGATTTCGAAAGATTTATTTAAAAGAAAATGACCGAAAACGGGCTGAGAAGCATAACTAA
- a CDS encoding lecithin retinol acyltransferase family protein: MNKSFLVFLHVFFICSVSQAELAVRHPIGFHGAFRTIGSLVKLQTSRSRLSQSLFVFPLLSNIASVIQEGVVKTEEINKEAKRRQDEFKSLLKREKTFEELVRERKERIKELRRQIDEARHSVKRIGEGQSVEEMQAELYELLREPVKLGLMSESDDEVAGVFDPKAGDLEQPIVLGFYVVPGIRMASHGSEQKASESDLNEVLKNDIMPSRTGKPLDGVSSYKPQTKELHLGEEPSMVPMIIHRPVSSKHYALYIGNGLVVHYFPDESASNLRELSKWGSSTRVRVDTLVRFLDGEQTFFEVLSDRPSKPEETIALALLNLGRANWGLINENCHHLALFCVKYPVNGHENDPYLHNSVDETIVGSFSIFFWRAISNSINRNGNFLVFKNGSENPTRDLFIEAAKKIMKARTELEVRNTIAELPNTTTLQCEGMRLTKPKGKRESEATSKSPVSDVKVEQSTPASEAGYVPVSTEQPSMANIDVSPRSRRQSGAGHVPVSAEQPSMANIDVSPRSRRQIAEELSRKPVAFSQQVRQPATNVSRSLRHIQTTGLTVTFEVEPLPFSMDQIRIDVKQWEDHYTCSVSCGGKKYTRTERIPNYTSGYVKVGERPTYKTKLEGKRLYITIVPGPHVNNETSVRRNEVELELRSAGEQIKGLPRTIKLPLN, translated from the coding sequence ATGAATAAGTCTTTTCTTGTCTTCCTTCATGTGTTTTTCATCTGTTCCGTTTCTCAGGCTGAGCTGGCCGTTCGGCATCCAATTGGTTTTCATGGTGCCTTTAGGACCATCGGCAGTCTGGTTAAGTTGCAAACAAGTCGTTCTCGCTTAAGTCAAAGTTTGTTTGTGTTTCCCCTTTTGTCGAACATCGCTTCGGTTATCCAAGAAGGAGTTGTGAAGACAGAAGAAATAAACAAAGAGGCGAAGCGGAGGCAAGATGAGTTCAAAAGTCTCTTGAAGCGCGAAAAAACGTTTGAAGAGCTTGTCAGAGAACGTAAAGAGCGCATCAAAGAGCTAAGGCGGCAGATTGATGAGGCGCGGCATTCCGTGAAACGAATTGGTGAGGGCCAGTCTGTTGAGGAGATGCAGGCTGAGTTGTATGAGCTTTTGAGAGAACCTGTGAAACTAGGACTTATGTCAGAATCTGATGATGAAGTTGCAGGTGTATTTGATCCGAAGGCAGGAGACCTTGAGCAACCAATTGTTCTGGGTTTTTATGTTGTGCCAGGAATACGGATGGCATCGCACGGGAGCGAACAAAAAGCTTCTGAAAGTGATTTGAATGAAGTCTTAAAAAATGATATAATGCCGTCTCGTACAGGGAAACCACTTGATGGAGTGTCATCGTACAAGCCCCAAACAAAAGAATTGCATCTAGGGGAAGAGCCATCCATGGTGCCTATGATTATACATCGTCCTGTCAGTTCAAAACATTATGCTCTGTACATAGGTAACGGCCTTGTTGTTCACTACTTTCCTGATGAAAGTGCCTCTAATCTTCGTGAGTTGAGCAAATGGGGATCATCGACGCGTGTTCGAGTTGACACATTGGTACGATTTCTTGATGGTGAGCAAACTTTTTTTGAGGTTTTAAGTGATCGCCCAAGCAAACCCGAAGAGACTATTGCCCTAGCTCTTCTAAATCTCGGGCGCGCCAATTGGGGCCTAATCAATGAAAATTGTCATCACCTTGCCTTGTTTTGTGTAAAATACCCAGTCAATGGTCATGAAAATGATCCTTATCTCCACAACTCAGTTGATGAAACAATTGTTGGCTCATTTTCCATATTTTTTTGGAGAGCAATTAGCAATTCGATTAATAGAAATGGTAATTTTTTAGTTTTTAAGAATGGCTCAGAAAATCCCACTCGTGATCTATTTATTGAGGCTGCAAAAAAAATTATGAAGGCTAGAACAGAGTTGGAAGTAAGAAATACTATTGCTGAGTTGCCTAATACAACGACATTACAATGTGAAGGGATGAGACTGACAAAGCCAAAAGGGAAGCGTGAATCTGAGGCAACTTCCAAATCTCCTGTCTCCGATGTCAAAGTTGAACAATCAACCCCAGCATCAGAAGCGGGATACGTTCCTGTTTCCACAGAACAGCCTTCGATGGCCAATATTGACGTTTCGCCTCGCTCTCGAAGGCAATCGGGAGCGGGACACGTTCCTGTTTCCGCAGAACAGCCTTCGATGGCCAATATTGACGTTTCGCCTCGCTCTCGAAGGCAAATTGCCGAAGAACTCTCAAGAAAACCAGTCGCTTTTTCGCAACAGGTTCGTCAACCTGCTACCAATGTGTCTCGATCATTGCGGCACATACAAACCACAGGTCTTACTGTAACGTTTGAGGTTGAGCCTTTACCGTTTTCGATGGATCAAATTAGAATAGATGTCAAGCAATGGGAAGATCACTATACCTGTAGTGTATCCTGTGGAGGGAAAAAGTATACGCGGACAGAAAGAATACCCAATTATACTTCTGGTTATGTAAAGGTAGGAGAAAGGCCAACTTACAAAACAAAATTAGAGGGCAAACGCCTTTACATTACTATAGTGCCTGGGCCGCATGTAAACAATGAAACTTCGGTACGCCGTAATGAGGTCGAGCTTGAACTGCGAAGCGCTGGTGAGCAGATCAAGGGTTTACCAAGGACCATTAAATTGCCGCTTAATTAG
- a CDS encoding HAD-IG family 5'-nucleotidase has protein sequence MSSSYFSPISPSILQHIRDPQSLVRDPSQEIYTNRSLDLSSIEAIGFDMDYTLVNYHKKPMEQLQYEMTLEYLVKTLGYPADLYQLQYDPNLSIRGLVVDKRYGLLLKMDMHGQVWRAKHGYRALASEEIKDLYQNHKIKITSDFASLDTLFAMPEASLYCDLVHFFRHQSPNFAQIFEDIRHSIDTIHSNGSLKSIIRKDLPRFIETHNDIALTLHKLRSSGKKLFLLTNSHFDYTETVMSYLLGNWMPYFDYVITDSRKPAFFTEGAPFKKISEKSSHPIYEGGNIAEFEEMAGLVGGKVLYVGDHIYGDIVRSRKETLWRTCLIVEELPREIELSMRFTPELDQLRQIDQERITLDKEIGLHRALLAYLDSTGLQAEAVRLRNEMEAAKKHLGSLDRKMDLVQDDLERRFHPFWGELFYEHHDLSRFGSQVKAYACIYTSRITNFLPYSPMHHFRKRAELMSHDLPFRF, from the coding sequence ATGAGCTCATCCTATTTCTCACCGATTTCACCCTCAATCCTGCAACACATACGAGATCCCCAAAGCCTTGTTCGAGATCCAAGCCAAGAGATTTATACCAATCGAAGCCTGGATCTCAGTTCCATCGAAGCCATTGGCTTTGATATGGACTATACTCTCGTCAACTATCACAAGAAACCCATGGAACAGCTCCAGTACGAGATGACCCTTGAGTATCTCGTAAAGACATTGGGCTATCCAGCGGATCTGTATCAACTTCAGTACGATCCGAATCTAAGTATTCGAGGATTGGTGGTCGATAAGCGTTATGGCCTTCTTTTAAAAATGGATATGCATGGGCAAGTTTGGAGAGCCAAGCACGGTTATCGAGCGCTCGCCAGCGAAGAAATCAAGGATCTCTATCAAAATCATAAGATCAAAATCACTTCAGACTTCGCTTCGCTCGACACCTTATTTGCGATGCCCGAGGCCTCCTTGTACTGCGATCTCGTCCATTTTTTTCGTCATCAATCTCCGAATTTCGCTCAAATTTTCGAAGATATTCGACACTCGATCGATACGATTCACTCAAATGGTTCGCTCAAATCCATCATTCGAAAAGATTTGCCTCGCTTCATCGAAACACACAACGATATTGCTCTCACGCTTCATAAACTACGTTCATCGGGTAAAAAGCTCTTTCTATTAACCAACAGTCACTTCGACTACACCGAAACCGTGATGAGCTATTTGTTGGGAAACTGGATGCCCTATTTTGATTACGTCATCACAGACAGTCGAAAGCCTGCTTTCTTTACGGAAGGAGCTCCTTTTAAAAAAATATCTGAGAAGTCTTCGCATCCTATCTATGAAGGTGGCAATATTGCTGAATTTGAAGAAATGGCCGGCCTAGTCGGTGGGAAGGTTCTTTACGTAGGCGATCACATCTACGGAGACATTGTGCGAAGCCGCAAAGAAACTCTTTGGAGAACTTGCCTGATCGTCGAAGAGCTTCCACGAGAAATTGAATTATCAATGCGTTTCACACCTGAACTCGATCAACTCAGACAGATTGATCAAGAACGCATCACCCTAGATAAGGAAATTGGCCTTCATCGGGCTCTACTCGCCTATTTGGATTCCACCGGACTTCAGGCAGAGGCCGTTCGACTGCGGAATGAAATGGAGGCCGCCAAAAAACACCTGGGGAGCCTTGATCGCAAAATGGATCTCGTCCAAGACGACCTTGAAAGGCGATTTCATCCATTTTGGGGCGAACTCTTCTACGAACACCACGACTTAAGCCGCTTTGGTTCTCAGGTAAAAGCTTATGCTTGCATCTACACTTCTCGTATTACCAATTTCCTCCCTTACAGCCCCATGCATCATTTCCGAAAGCGAGCCGAGTTGATGAGTCACGATCTGCCATTTCGATTCTAG
- a CDS encoding transposase, whose translation MTPIFDRICQQEDIEHRLTQVNHPWTNGQVERMNRTIKEATVKKYPYQTHQQLSQHLRDFLNPCNFAKRLKTLKGLTPYEFI comes from the coding sequence TTGACGCCTATTTTTGATCGGATCTGCCAGCAAGAAGACATTGAGCATCGTCTGACACAAGTGAATCACCCATGGACCAATGGCCAGGTAGAACGGATGAATCGGACCATTAAAGAAGCGACAGTGAAAAAGTATCCCTATCAGACACATCAGCAGCTTAGTCAGCACCTCAGGGATTTTCTCAATCCCTGTAATTTTGCAAAGCGCCTTAAAACTCTAAAAGGGCTAACTCCTTACGAATTTATTTAA
- the ccsA gene encoding cytochrome c biogenesis protein CcsA, whose product MLWIHLLSSLASDVFLVLSALISILYLRQDANLKRKKRIGSLPSLHKMDQFGLFLLFVAFVLMTLGMFAGSILAYQTWGPYWYLDPRQLWSVCVWLLFAFVLLARWQAGWRGRKAVFVSLSGSMAMLLGFFLLNYFHWSQHYGL is encoded by the coding sequence TTGCTTTGGATACACCTCCTTTCATCGCTTGCTTCCGATGTGTTTTTGGTGCTCTCGGCGCTCATCTCGATTTTGTATTTGAGGCAAGATGCAAACCTGAAGCGTAAAAAGCGAATCGGTTCATTGCCTTCGCTTCACAAGATGGATCAGTTCGGGCTTTTTCTATTGTTTGTGGCGTTTGTTTTGATGACATTGGGAATGTTTGCAGGCTCGATATTGGCCTATCAGACCTGGGGACCATATTGGTACCTCGATCCGCGCCAGCTTTGGTCCGTTTGCGTATGGCTACTCTTTGCTTTCGTCTTATTGGCTCGTTGGCAGGCTGGTTGGCGTGGACGAAAAGCGGTTTTTGTCAGTTTATCTGGAAGTATGGCCATGCTTCTCGGTTTTTTCCTTTTGAATTATTTTCATTGGAGCCAGCATTATGGGCTCTGA
- a CDS encoding transposase — protein MTNQEVQSRDGEIIGSPFHMLCFREEIRKMIDTTNAVEALHRPFRKVTKAKGFFPTDEALKIGLKDFFRNKRDRPVILGSLQMISGDRVSV, from the coding sequence ATGACAAATCAAGAAGTGCAGTCAAGGGATGGCGAGATAATTGGCTCACCTTTCCACATGCTTTGTTTCCGGGAGGAAATCCGTAAGATGATTGATACGACCAATGCTGTGGAAGCGCTGCATCGTCCATTTCGAAAAGTGACTAAAGCCAAGGGCTTTTTTCCTACAGACGAGGCGCTCAAAATTGGTTTAAAAGACTTTTTCAGAAACAAGCGAGACAGGCCAGTGATACTGGGCTCGCTTCAGATGATATCCGGGGATCGAGTGTCGGTTTGA
- a CDS encoding TenA family protein, producing the protein MKLSSTRCAWLFSLMAFSAFGSNFMDLADQRTEPLLIRILNHPFVQTLANGTLKVENYRYYKQQDRLYSTRYADVLSALSIRTHNVTVKKFLTKAAIDSLEYGATGSEHDSQQCPSCQAYSDFELSSAFFSFAVGLSAMTPCYTVYERVADWMLQHPVSDNPYQSWMDAWSSSDFKNSVQEIRAIMNQEALKVDLSVWDRMLEAYALAVRYEWQFFNSAWNLAKWEPTNE; encoded by the coding sequence ATGAAATTAAGCTCTACCCGTTGCGCATGGTTATTCAGCTTGATGGCTTTCAGTGCTTTTGGGTCGAATTTTATGGATCTTGCAGACCAAAGAACAGAGCCTTTGTTGATTCGCATTTTAAACCATCCTTTCGTTCAAACTCTGGCAAATGGAACTCTTAAAGTTGAAAATTACCGCTACTACAAACAACAAGATCGACTTTACAGCACCCGTTACGCAGACGTTCTCTCGGCTTTGTCGATTCGCACGCACAATGTAACCGTTAAGAAATTTTTAACGAAAGCGGCGATCGATTCTCTTGAATACGGCGCGACGGGAAGCGAACATGATTCGCAACAATGTCCTAGCTGCCAAGCCTATTCGGATTTTGAGCTATCTTCGGCTTTCTTTTCTTTTGCAGTTGGACTTTCCGCAATGACACCTTGTTACACTGTTTACGAACGAGTGGCGGATTGGATGCTTCAGCATCCTGTGAGCGATAATCCCTATCAGTCGTGGATGGATGCTTGGTCTTCATCCGATTTCAAGAACAGTGTTCAAGAGATTCGGGCGATCATGAATCAAGAGGCTCTGAAAGTCGATTTGTCTGTATGGGATCGAATGTTAGAAGCTTATGCTTTAGCAGTTCGCTATGAATGGCAATTTTTTAATAGCGCCTGGAATTTAGCCAAATGGGAGCCAACTAATGAATGA
- a CDS encoding transposase family protein codes for MDCHHLSKDTVVNDPKRYDLVCVVDSCTRVAWAEVMDDITALSVMFSTLHCLNQIGDRFDIRFAEAITDNSPEFGPQKSASKKNHPFERLLMELGIKHRYTRPYRPQTNGKVERFWKTLNEDLIEGTYFESIDSLKKELFKYLLYYNKLRPHQGLAGKRPQGNLPTLVNELLDIYNCEEA; via the coding sequence ATCGATTGCCATCACTTATCTAAAGACACGGTCGTCAATGACCCCAAACGCTACGATTTAGTTTGTGTTGTTGACAGTTGTACTCGAGTGGCTTGGGCTGAGGTTATGGACGACATCACAGCGCTATCGGTCATGTTTTCAACCCTTCATTGCTTGAACCAAATAGGTGACCGCTTTGATATTCGATTTGCTGAGGCCATCACGGATAATAGTCCTGAGTTTGGTCCCCAAAAATCGGCTAGCAAGAAGAACCATCCTTTTGAAAGATTGTTAATGGAATTGGGCATCAAACATCGTTACACGAGACCCTACCGCCCGCAGACGAACGGTAAAGTAGAGCGCTTTTGGAAGACGTTGAATGAGGACCTGATTGAAGGAACCTATTTTGAATCCATTGATTCTTTAAAAAAAGAGCTTTTTAAGTACTTATTATACTACAACAAGTTGCGTCCTCATCAGGGATTAGCAGGGAAGAGACCCCAGGGGAATTTGCCAACTCTTGTCAACGAATTACTTGACATCTACAATTGCGAGGAGGCCTAG
- a CDS encoding DUF1178 family protein — MYDLKLECEAGHRFEGLFDTEKDYIERLDQGEICCPVCDSEFVMRSQAVRSQSGRALMQLIQSLKSISDLKVDRAGDLFFKLLLD; from the coding sequence ATGTATGACTTAAAGCTTGAATGTGAGGCAGGGCACCGCTTTGAAGGACTGTTCGATACAGAGAAAGACTATATCGAACGATTGGATCAAGGCGAAATCTGTTGCCCGGTCTGTGATTCAGAGTTTGTCATGCGATCCCAAGCGGTTCGATCTCAGTCGGGTCGGGCTCTGATGCAGCTCATTCAAAGCCTCAAATCCATTTCGGACCTGAAAGTCGATCGAGCTGGGGATCTGTTCTTTAAGCTTTTATTAGATTAA
- the hemL gene encoding glutamate-1-semialdehyde 2,1-aminomutase yields the protein MNDRLTNERCFEQAQSLIPGGVNSPVRAFHSVGGTPIFIEKGQGAFLIDVEGNQYVDYVLSWGPLVLGHAFPTVVESVVQSAQNGTSFGAPTRAETELAALLVSLFSSMDQVRFVNSGTEATMSAIRLARAFTRRDKIIKFSGNYHGHADMLLAQAGSGLATLSLSACSGVTLHSVQDTLVAQYNHLKSVETLFEAHPGQIAGIIVEPVAGNMGLVLPQHDFLSGLRRLCDEHGALLIIDEVMTGFRAAIPGAQTHFDVQADITCLGKVIGGGLPVAAYGARQEIMEQVAPVGNMYQAGTLSGNPLGMAAGLSTLRAWLSEGRFEYTSQLCREFVEGLNELASRRGILVQISSIGTLFGIYFLKEPGRVTNYEEAKRYVDPVRYAQFFHQMLKRGVYFAPSAYEAGFMSSAHTKEDIAKTLHAAEVAFALL from the coding sequence ATGAATGATCGGTTAACCAACGAGCGCTGCTTTGAGCAAGCTCAAAGCCTGATTCCAGGTGGAGTGAATAGTCCTGTCAGAGCCTTTCACTCAGTGGGTGGAACACCGATATTTATTGAAAAGGGTCAAGGGGCTTTTTTGATTGATGTGGAAGGCAATCAATATGTAGATTACGTCCTTTCCTGGGGGCCTTTGGTCTTAGGTCATGCTTTTCCTACGGTGGTCGAATCCGTTGTTCAGTCGGCGCAAAATGGCACCAGTTTTGGTGCCCCCACTCGAGCAGAGACGGAATTGGCGGCATTGCTGGTGTCCCTTTTCTCTTCGATGGATCAAGTTCGCTTTGTCAACAGTGGCACCGAAGCAACGATGAGCGCCATCCGACTGGCTCGTGCTTTTACTCGACGAGATAAAATCATCAAATTTTCGGGGAATTATCACGGGCATGCAGATATGTTGTTGGCGCAAGCCGGTAGCGGTCTGGCGACCTTAAGCCTATCGGCTTGCTCTGGAGTGACCCTGCATTCGGTTCAAGACACCTTGGTTGCTCAATACAATCATTTGAAATCCGTTGAAACTTTGTTTGAAGCGCATCCAGGTCAGATAGCTGGCATCATCGTTGAACCGGTTGCGGGCAATATGGGTTTGGTGTTGCCTCAGCATGATTTTTTAAGTGGCTTACGCCGGCTTTGCGATGAGCACGGAGCTTTACTGATTATAGACGAAGTGATGACTGGATTTCGTGCAGCGATTCCAGGGGCTCAAACCCATTTCGATGTTCAAGCGGATATTACGTGTTTGGGTAAGGTGATTGGTGGGGGCTTGCCCGTGGCAGCGTATGGTGCTCGTCAGGAGATTATGGAGCAGGTGGCTCCTGTTGGAAATATGTATCAAGCGGGTACGCTTTCTGGAAATCCCCTTGGCATGGCTGCTGGTTTATCCACTCTGAGAGCTTGGTTATCGGAGGGAAGATTTGAATACACTTCTCAGCTTTGTCGTGAATTCGTAGAGGGCTTGAATGAACTTGCAAGTCGGCGAGGGATCTTGGTTCAAATCAGTTCGATCGGCACCCTGTTTGGCATCTACTTTTTAAAAGAGCCGGGTCGAGTGACCAACTATGAAGAAGCGAAGCGCTATGTGGATCCTGTGCGATATGCTCAGTTTTTTCATCAGATGTTGAAGCGAGGTGTCTATTTCGCTCCAAGTGCGTATGAAGCAGGTTTCATGAGCTCTGCTCACACGAAGGAAGATATTGCTAAAACTCTGCATGCTGCGGAGGTGGCGTTTGCTTTGTTGTGA